In the Drosophila takahashii strain IR98-3 E-12201 chromosome 3R, DtakHiC1v2, whole genome shotgun sequence genome, one interval contains:
- the Cyp12e1 gene encoding probable cytochrome P450 12e1, mitochondrial isoform X2: protein MSFSSEMPDDFAVDIRHLVIESICSVSLNAHLGLLGEQRDNKDIQKVVSALQDVVELGFQLDMMPAFWKYLPMPNFKRLMRSLDIITDFCYFHIENALKRIEEDAKAGKLNEIGLEKSLLEKLARFDRQTAVIIAMDLLFAGADPTLVSLAGILLSLSKSPDKQARLLEEIREILPNKDSPLTMENMNNLPYLRACIKEGIRMYPIGPGTLRRMPHDVVLSGYRVIAGTDVGNAANYQMANMEQFVPKVREFIPERWLRDESNANAHLVGDTATPFMYLPFGFGPRACAGKRIVDMMLEIAIARLVRNFQIGFDYPIENAFKAKFFVQPNIPFKFKFVERSD, encoded by the exons ATGAGTTTCTCGAGCG AGATGCCAGATGACTTTGCCGTAGACATTCGTCATTTGGTGATCGAATCAATATGCTCCGTCTCCTTGAACGCCCATCTTGGTTTATTGGGAGAGCAGCGAGATAACAAGGATATTCAGAAGGTGGTCTCAGCTCTGCAGGATGTTGTGGAGCTGGGTTTCCAGCTGGACATGATGCCGGCCTTTTGGAAGTATTTGCCAATGCCCAATTTCAAGAGGCTAATGCGTTCGTTGGATATCATTACGGACTTTTGCTATTTCCACATAGAAAACGCTTTGAAGCGGATTGAAGAGGATGCCAAGGCGGGAAAACTCAACGAGATTGGGTTGGAGAAAAGCCTGCTGGAGAAACTGGCCCGTTTTGATCGGCAAACAGCTGTGATTATAGCCATGGATTTGCTATTTGCCGGGGCGGATCCG ACCCTTGTATCCCTGGCTGGAATCCTGCTGAGTCTGTCCAAGAGCCCCGACAAACAGGCTCGACTGCTGGAGGAGATCAGGGAAATACTGCCCAACAAGGACTCGCCACTGACCATGGAGAACATGAACAATCTGCCCTATCTGAGGGCCTGCATCAAGGAGGGCATTCGCATGTATCCCATTGGGCCGGGAACCCTTCGCCGAATGCCCCACGATGTAGTGCTCAGTGGCTACAGGGTGATAGCTGGAACGGATGTGGGAAACGCGGCCAATTACCAGATGGCCAACATGGAGCAGTTCGTGCCAAAGGTGCGGGAATTCATTCCAGAGCGATGGTTGCGCGATGAATCCAATGCGAACGCCCATTTGGTGGGCGACACTGCCACGCCCTTCATGTACCTGCCCTTTGGCTTTGGGCCAAGAGCCTGTGCTGGCAAGCGGATCGTGGACATGATGCTGGAGATAGCCATTGCCCGGCTGGTCAGGAACTTTCAGATCGGATTCGACTATCCCATCGAAAATGCCTTTAAGGCCAAGTTCTTTGTGCAGCCAAATATTCCCTTTAAGTTTAAGTTTGTGGAGCGCAGCGATTGA
- the Cyp12e1 gene encoding probable cytochrome P450 12e1, mitochondrial isoform X1: MLSKQWNANKQISRQIYQLYRGLAHKTTSVSLEEAKPYADIPGPSKLQLIRAFLPGGRYRNLPVHEMLLDMNRQYGSIFRMPSVAGTDMVLTMNPEDYEVVFRNEGQYPYRRSFEVMDYFKRVHRREVFDGYDGLTSGNGPAWGKMRTAVNPILLQPRNAKLYMKNLLQVSDEFLERIRNIRDPVTQEMPDDFAVDIRHLVIESICSVSLNAHLGLLGEQRDNKDIQKVVSALQDVVELGFQLDMMPAFWKYLPMPNFKRLMRSLDIITDFCYFHIENALKRIEEDAKAGKLNEIGLEKSLLEKLARFDRQTAVIIAMDLLFAGADPTLVSLAGILLSLSKSPDKQARLLEEIREILPNKDSPLTMENMNNLPYLRACIKEGIRMYPIGPGTLRRMPHDVVLSGYRVIAGTDVGNAANYQMANMEQFVPKVREFIPERWLRDESNANAHLVGDTATPFMYLPFGFGPRACAGKRIVDMMLEIAIARLVRNFQIGFDYPIENAFKAKFFVQPNIPFKFKFVERSD; this comes from the exons ATGTTGTCAAAGCAGTGGAACGCAAATAAACAGATCTCTAGGCAGATCTACCAGCTATACAGAGGTCTGGCCCACAAG aCCACTTCGGTGAGTTTAGAGGAGGCCAAACCCTATGCTGATATTCCGGGACCAAGCAAATTGCAATTGATACGAGCTTTTCTGCCGGGCG GTCGCTATAGGAATTTGCCGGTTCACGAAATGCTTCTCGACATGAACCGTCAATATGGCAGCATCTTTCGGATGCCCAGCGTCGCAGGAACTGATATGGTGCTCACTATGAATCCCGAGGACTATGAAGTTGTCTTCCGAAACGAGGGTCAGTATCCATATAGAAGGAGCTTCGAGGTAATGGACTATTTCAAGAGGGTTCACCGGCGTGAGGTGTTCGATGGCTACGATGGCTTGACCTCGGG AAATGGACCGGCCTGGGGAAAAATGCGTACTGCTGTAAATCCAATTCTATTGCAACCTCGGAATGCTAAGCTTTATATGAAGAATTTGCTGCAAGTCAGCGATGAGTTTCTCGAGCG catTCGAAATATTCGCGATCCTGTAACCCAAGAGATGCCAGATGACTTTGCCGTAGACATTCGTCATTTGGTGATCGAATCAATATGCTCCGTCTCCTTGAACGCCCATCTTGGTTTATTGGGAGAGCAGCGAGATAACAAGGATATTCAGAAGGTGGTCTCAGCTCTGCAGGATGTTGTGGAGCTGGGTTTCCAGCTGGACATGATGCCGGCCTTTTGGAAGTATTTGCCAATGCCCAATTTCAAGAGGCTAATGCGTTCGTTGGATATCATTACGGACTTTTGCTATTTCCACATAGAAAACGCTTTGAAGCGGATTGAAGAGGATGCCAAGGCGGGAAAACTCAACGAGATTGGGTTGGAGAAAAGCCTGCTGGAGAAACTGGCCCGTTTTGATCGGCAAACAGCTGTGATTATAGCCATGGATTTGCTATTTGCCGGGGCGGATCCG ACCCTTGTATCCCTGGCTGGAATCCTGCTGAGTCTGTCCAAGAGCCCCGACAAACAGGCTCGACTGCTGGAGGAGATCAGGGAAATACTGCCCAACAAGGACTCGCCACTGACCATGGAGAACATGAACAATCTGCCCTATCTGAGGGCCTGCATCAAGGAGGGCATTCGCATGTATCCCATTGGGCCGGGAACCCTTCGCCGAATGCCCCACGATGTAGTGCTCAGTGGCTACAGGGTGATAGCTGGAACGGATGTGGGAAACGCGGCCAATTACCAGATGGCCAACATGGAGCAGTTCGTGCCAAAGGTGCGGGAATTCATTCCAGAGCGATGGTTGCGCGATGAATCCAATGCGAACGCCCATTTGGTGGGCGACACTGCCACGCCCTTCATGTACCTGCCCTTTGGCTTTGGGCCAAGAGCCTGTGCTGGCAAGCGGATCGTGGACATGATGCTGGAGATAGCCATTGCCCGGCTGGTCAGGAACTTTCAGATCGGATTCGACTATCCCATCGAAAATGCCTTTAAGGCCAAGTTCTTTGTGCAGCCAAATATTCCCTTTAAGTTTAAGTTTGTGGAGCGCAGCGATTGA